From the Clostridium putrefaciens genome, one window contains:
- a CDS encoding V-type ATP synthase subunit D yields the protein MENFAPTKSTLISAKASLEFSKKGFELLDKKRNVLIREIMSYVSKAYSLQEDINSTFAKAYEALRDANINSGILNVEDVAMAIDESKDYEIIFKSVMGVEVPKIIFEKKEITTKYGFYRSTPSIDEAVKEFNKVKFLTYELAEVENAIYRLAIEVKKTQKRANALQNIQIPKFGEIVKFVTEVLEEKEREDFFRLKVVKKKHKK from the coding sequence GTGGAAAATTTTGCTCCAACTAAATCTACATTAATATCAGCTAAGGCTTCTTTAGAATTTTCGAAAAAAGGCTTTGAATTGTTAGATAAAAAGAGAAATGTTTTAATAAGAGAAATAATGTCCTATGTGTCAAAGGCATATTCACTTCAAGAAGACATAAATTCAACCTTTGCGAAAGCCTACGAGGCATTAAGGGATGCAAATATAAACTCAGGTATACTAAATGTAGAGGATGTAGCTATGGCTATAGATGAATCTAAAGATTATGAGATAATATTTAAAAGTGTTATGGGAGTAGAAGTACCAAAGATAATATTTGAGAAAAAAGAAATTACAACTAAATATGGATTTTATAGAAGTACACCTTCTATAGATGAAGCTGTAAAGGAATTTAATAAGGTGAAATTTTTAACCTATGAGTTAGCAGAGGTAGAAAATGCAATATACAGACTGGCTATAGAAGTTAAAAAGACACAAAAAAGAGCCAATGCATTACAAAATATACAAATACCTAAATTTGGTGAGATAGTTAAGTTCGTTACAGAGGTTTTAGAAGAAAAAGAAAGAGAAGACTTTTTTAGACTAAAAGTGGTTAAGAAGAAGCACAAAAAATAG
- a CDS encoding V-type ATP synthase subunit B has protein sequence MKKEYLILDKVQGPLIILSNVEDVAYDEIVDIVVDNNQKKKGKVVQIYEDKAVIQVFEPTTGISVNNTSVHFRGESFRIPLSKDILGREFNGIGEPRDNGGEVYSLKKYDVNGRPMNPVAREYPRDYIQTGISSIDCLATLIRGQKLPIFSGNGMSHNELAAQIVRQAKISGDNADNFCIVFGAMGIKHDDANFFKKSFEEAGVLEKVVMFTNLADDPIVERIITPRCALTAAEYLAFEEGMHVLVILTDITSYCEALRELSSLREEVPSRKGYPGYLYSDLASLYERAGMMRGVKGSITQIPILTMPNDDITHPVPDLTGFITEGQIVLSRGIQQRDIYPPVNILPSLSRLMKDGIGDGYTREDHADVSNQVFAAYSRVQDIIALAQVIGEDELSDTDKIYMEFGRLFEEKFLKQDYAENRSMEETLDLAWSILGIIPKNELDRVSPEMLNKYYKAVVK, from the coding sequence GTGAAAAAAGAATATTTAATTTTAGATAAGGTTCAAGGTCCTCTAATAATATTATCAAATGTAGAAGATGTAGCCTATGATGAGATAGTAGACATTGTAGTAGATAATAATCAGAAGAAAAAAGGAAAAGTGGTTCAAATATATGAAGACAAAGCAGTGATTCAAGTATTTGAACCAACTACAGGTATATCGGTAAATAATACATCTGTGCACTTTAGAGGGGAATCATTTAGAATTCCATTATCTAAGGATATCCTAGGGAGAGAGTTTAATGGTATAGGGGAACCAAGGGATAATGGTGGAGAGGTATATTCTTTAAAGAAATATGATGTAAATGGAAGACCTATGAATCCTGTGGCAAGGGAATATCCTAGAGATTATATTCAAACAGGAATATCTTCAATAGACTGCCTAGCTACACTAATAAGAGGGCAAAAGCTTCCTATATTTTCTGGAAATGGTATGTCACACAATGAATTAGCGGCTCAAATAGTAAGGCAGGCTAAAATATCAGGAGATAACGCAGATAATTTTTGTATAGTTTTTGGAGCCATGGGAATAAAGCACGATGATGCTAATTTCTTTAAAAAGAGCTTTGAAGAAGCTGGGGTTTTAGAGAAGGTAGTTATGTTCACAAACCTTGCAGATGACCCTATAGTAGAAAGAATTATAACTCCAAGATGTGCATTAACTGCTGCTGAGTATTTAGCCTTTGAAGAAGGTATGCATGTACTTGTAATACTTACTGATATTACAAGCTACTGTGAAGCTCTTCGTGAACTATCTTCTTTAAGAGAAGAGGTTCCAAGCAGGAAGGGATACCCAGGATATCTATACTCTGATTTAGCATCACTATATGAAAGAGCAGGCATGATGAGAGGGGTAAAGGGGAGTATAACACAAATACCTATACTAACTATGCCTAACGATGATATAACTCATCCTGTACCTGATTTAACAGGATTCATTACTGAGGGTCAAATAGTTCTAAGTAGAGGTATACAACAAAGGGATATATACCCACCTGTAAATATACTACCTTCCCTTTCACGTCTTATGAAAGATGGTATTGGTGATGGATACACAAGAGAAGATCATGCAGATGTCTCTAACCAAGTATTTGCTGCTTACTCACGAGTACAGGACATAATTGCATTAGCTCAAGTAATTGGTGAAGATGAACTATCAGATACAGATAAGATATACATGGAATTTGGGAGACTATTTGAAGAAAAGTTCTTAAAACAAGACTATGCTGAAAATAGAAGTATGGAAGAAACATTAGACTTAGCCTGGAGTATATTAGGCATAATTCCAAAAAACGAGCTTGATAGAGTATCTCCAGAAATGCTAAATAAATATTATAAAGCAGTGGTGAAGTAA
- a CDS encoding V-type ATP synthase subunit A, which produces MEGKIIGVNGPVVKAQGMKGFKMREMVTVGNKKLIGEVIILEEDLATIQVYEETGGLKIGEAVVSTGSPLSLKLGPGILGNIFDGIERPLEKINSISTGFIPEGIGLISLDEEKIWDTNVIAKVGDNLRAGDVYATIQETPTILHKLMVPSEMHGNVVAVKESGSYNIETVIVTLDNGEKVHELKLYQQWPVRTPRPVRERKTIFKPLITGQRVIDIFFPIAKGGTCAIPGGFGTGKTMTQHQLAKWSDADIIVYIGCGERGNEMTEVLEDFPKLIDPRTGLALMNRTVLIANTSNMPVAAREASIYTGITLAEYFRDMGYHVAIMADSTSRWAEALREISGRLEEMPAEEGYPAYLPSRLAEFYERAGYVETLNGNEGSVTVIGAVSPAGGDFSEPVTQNTKRFVSAFLGLDKKLAYARHYPAINWLSSYSGYINLLKDWYQENIAEDIIELRAKMLKILYEEDKLSEIVKLVGEDVLPDDQRLVMEVAKCLKVAFLQQNAYHDLDTYVPLEKQYKMLKVIESFYDEGNKAVKIGTPISVIIDKNIMESLYKMKYNVPNDDFSIIDELDKDINHHFNEIIRKYK; this is translated from the coding sequence ATGGAAGGGAAAATTATTGGAGTAAATGGCCCTGTAGTAAAAGCTCAGGGTATGAAAGGCTTTAAGATGAGAGAAATGGTTACTGTAGGTAACAAAAAACTCATAGGAGAGGTTATTATACTAGAAGAGGATCTCGCTACAATACAAGTTTATGAGGAAACAGGAGGACTTAAAATAGGTGAAGCCGTGGTTTCAACTGGAAGTCCTTTATCACTTAAACTAGGACCTGGTATACTAGGAAATATATTTGATGGAATAGAAAGACCCTTAGAAAAGATAAATTCCATATCTACTGGGTTTATACCTGAGGGAATAGGTCTTATATCACTAGATGAAGAGAAGATATGGGATACAAATGTAATTGCTAAAGTGGGAGATAATTTAAGAGCGGGAGATGTTTATGCTACTATTCAGGAAACTCCTACAATACTTCATAAATTAATGGTTCCATCAGAAATGCATGGAAATGTAGTAGCTGTAAAAGAAAGTGGTAGTTATAATATAGAAACTGTTATAGTTACGTTAGATAATGGAGAAAAGGTTCATGAACTTAAATTATATCAGCAGTGGCCAGTAAGAACTCCAAGACCTGTAAGAGAAAGAAAAACTATATTTAAACCACTAATAACAGGTCAACGTGTTATAGATATATTTTTCCCAATAGCAAAAGGGGGAACCTGCGCTATACCAGGAGGATTTGGAACGGGTAAGACTATGACTCAGCATCAATTAGCTAAGTGGTCTGATGCGGATATAATAGTTTACATAGGTTGTGGTGAAAGAGGGAATGAGATGACAGAGGTTCTCGAAGATTTTCCAAAACTTATAGATCCTAGAACAGGTTTAGCACTTATGAATAGAACTGTACTTATAGCTAATACATCTAATATGCCGGTAGCAGCTAGGGAGGCTAGTATATATACAGGTATAACCTTAGCTGAATACTTTAGAGATATGGGCTATCACGTAGCTATAATGGCAGACTCAACTTCGAGATGGGCTGAGGCCTTAAGAGAAATATCTGGGAGACTTGAAGAAATGCCAGCAGAAGAAGGGTATCCAGCATATTTACCTTCAAGACTTGCAGAATTTTATGAAAGAGCAGGTTATGTTGAAACACTTAATGGTAACGAAGGATCAGTAACAGTAATTGGCGCCGTTTCACCAGCTGGTGGAGACTTTTCAGAGCCAGTTACTCAAAATACTAAAAGATTCGTTTCAGCATTTTTAGGTCTAGATAAAAAGCTTGCTTATGCAAGGCATTACCCTGCTATTAACTGGCTATCAAGTTACAGTGGATATATTAATTTATTAAAAGATTGGTATCAGGAAAATATAGCGGAAGATATAATAGAACTTAGGGCTAAGATGCTAAAAATTCTTTATGAAGAGGATAAGTTAAGTGAAATAGTAAAGCTTGTAGGTGAAGATGTACTACCAGATGATCAAAGGCTAGTAATGGAAGTGGCTAAATGCTTAAAGGTCGCTTTCTTACAACAAAATGCCTACCATGATCTTGACACCTATGTACCTTTAGAAAAACAGTATAAAATGTTAAAAGTAATTGAAAGCTTTTATGATGAGGGTAATAAGGCCGTTAAAATAGGTACACCTATATCAGTTATTATAGATAAAAACATAATGGAATCATTATATAAAATGAAATACAATGTACCAAATGATGATTTTTCTATTATAGATGAGCTAGATAAGGACATAAATCATCATTTTAATGAAATAATAAGGAAATATAAATAA
- a CDS encoding V-type ATP synthase subunit E, with protein MTTIEDKISLFSKIIYEKLNEEKEEKLKVFNEEAELKMSAERKKIAQIKKVSEREIIRKANVKASGIIAKENLNKQREMLRLKDDIIKTTIKEIKDKLLTFVNSKEYEDYLMSTVTKNLKLLNKGEYYLIVLDRDLNKYQSQIKAISEGFMDKRVEIKVSKDDFIGGIMIKDFDGRFNIDNSIYSKLEESKELIGIKVMEMLD; from the coding sequence ATGACCACCATTGAAGATAAAATAAGCTTGTTTTCAAAGATAATATATGAAAAATTAAACGAAGAAAAAGAAGAAAAGTTAAAAGTATTTAACGAAGAAGCAGAACTTAAGATGAGTGCTGAAAGAAAGAAAATTGCTCAGATCAAAAAGGTTTCTGAAAGAGAAATCATAAGAAAGGCTAACGTTAAAGCAAGCGGCATTATTGCAAAAGAAAATTTGAATAAACAAAGAGAGATGTTACGGTTAAAGGATGATATTATAAAAACTACTATAAAAGAAATAAAAGATAAGCTTTTAACCTTTGTAAATTCAAAAGAGTATGAAGATTACCTTATGAGCACAGTAACAAAGAATCTAAAACTATTAAATAAAGGTGAATATTATTTAATAGTTTTAGATAGAGATCTTAATAAATATCAATCTCAAATAAAGGCTATTTCGGAAGGTTTTATGGATAAAAGGGTGGAAATTAAAGTATCGAAAGACGACTTTATTGGAGGAATTATGATTAAAGATTTTGATGGACGATTTAATATAGATAATAGCATATATTCAAAACTTGAAGAGAGTAAAGAATTAATAGGTATTAAAGTTATGGAAATGCTTGATTAG
- a CDS encoding V-type ATP synthase subunit F: protein MKSFLISDNVDTVVGMKMAGIDGIVLNSKEEILEKIKELKGHKEIGIIIITEKIGLLIRDEVDKIKVSKEGPLLAEIPDRHGSIKGNDAIVKYIKESIGLKI from the coding sequence ATGAAAAGTTTTTTAATAAGTGATAATGTAGATACTGTAGTTGGAATGAAAATGGCTGGTATAGACGGTATAGTACTAAACTCAAAGGAAGAAATATTAGAGAAGATAAAAGAACTAAAGGGTCATAAAGAAATAGGAATTATAATAATAACAGAAAAAATAGGTCTTTTAATACGAGATGAGGTTGATAAGATTAAGGTTTCAAAAGAGGGGCCATTACTTGCTGAAATACCAGATAGACACGGTTCTATTAAGGGCAATGATGCAATAGTTAAGTATATAAAAGAATCTATTGGACTTAAGATATAG
- a CDS encoding ATP synthase subunit C has product MMILLTLTFCVVVGTLTYGTIQKGKDEISGKEKMRKALKINLSIFVPVVTAALVMNIPSIAHAAEATSAGASGLGYLAAGLSTGLATIGAGYAVGSVGSAALGAVSEDPKILGKTLIYVGLGEGIAIYGLIISIMILSRL; this is encoded by the coding sequence ATGATGATATTATTAACATTAACATTTTGCGTTGTTGTAGGAACTTTAACTTACGGGACTATACAAAAAGGAAAAGATGAAATAAGCGGAAAAGAAAAGATGAGAAAAGCATTAAAGATAAACTTAAGTATATTTGTACCAGTTGTAACTGCAGCTTTAGTTATGAATATACCAAGTATAGCTCATGCAGCTGAAGCTACTTCTGCTGGTGCATCAGGACTTGGATACTTAGCAGCTGGTCTTTCTACAGGACTTGCTACTATTGGAGCTGGATATGCTGTAGGTTCTGTTGGTTCTGCTGCGCTTGGAGCTGTTTCTGAAGATCCTAAGATATTAGGTAAAACTCTTATATATGTTGGTCTTGGTGAAGGTATCGCTATATATGGTCTTATAATTTCTATAATGATACTTTCAAGATTATAA
- a CDS encoding V-type ATP synthase subunit I translates to MSVEKMYMVNMIGSFLDFEKLTKNLALEGYIHPVNALQEIDSSDFSLETSEDNIETLMDVSYIRPYVYDREFSLNLKRLEKLEEQRAYFNIPKENFMDVIYDYELIEKETEQIFSEFDELHKEYEALNERVQYLESTHQAFNFLKDASFKLEDMSHMKNFKVGLYKVSKENMNKIRANYENIPSAVTTVHKEQDFIIFISFTPKLLISEAERIFKSANCEEILLPYEYKGTPKEIMRGLILEEEGNKSKIALVESKMKEFLIRSSKRIRTLENSYELEKKSLEIKKTAARTNEFFYLSGWVPYTLMGDLEELLNSFEEGIIFIKKTPKEINNKDIIPPTKLKNNSIIKPFESMVQMYGIPTYTEIDPTMFLAITYTIMFGAMFGDVGQGAVLLLGGLFLKYKKKRVNLGGILSRIGLSSMVFGFLYGSIFGSEEIIDALLIRPMEDINDILIWAIVFGCSFLILGFILGIINSFKKKDIEHGIFGKEGLAGFLFYIAALTLVVSKVFKKEILPTGVWIVFLVLCLISILLKQPLAHLIEGKRPLFVDGAKDYFIEASFEVIETLLSMFSNTISFIRVGAFALNHVGLFVAFSAMAKMTKSGVASVFILILGNIIIIGLEGLIVFIQGLRLQYYELFSKYYEGAGIPFEPVKVDFNLIKR, encoded by the coding sequence ATGTCCGTAGAAAAAATGTATATGGTAAATATGATTGGATCCTTTTTAGATTTCGAAAAGCTTACTAAAAACTTGGCATTAGAAGGCTACATTCATCCGGTAAATGCGCTTCAAGAAATAGATTCTTCGGATTTTTCGCTAGAGACGTCAGAAGATAATATAGAAACATTGATGGATGTAAGTTATATTAGACCTTACGTTTATGATAGGGAGTTTAGTTTAAATTTAAAGCGTTTAGAAAAACTAGAAGAACAAAGGGCATATTTCAATATACCTAAAGAAAATTTTATGGATGTAATTTATGATTATGAATTAATAGAAAAGGAAACAGAACAGATTTTTAGTGAGTTTGATGAATTACATAAAGAATATGAAGCTTTAAATGAAAGAGTACAATATCTAGAAAGTACTCACCAGGCTTTTAATTTTTTAAAGGATGCTTCCTTTAAGTTAGAAGATATGTCCCATATGAAAAATTTCAAGGTAGGGCTATATAAAGTAAGTAAAGAAAATATGAATAAAATAAGAGCCAACTATGAAAACATACCATCAGCAGTTACAACTGTTCATAAAGAACAAGATTTTATAATATTTATATCCTTTACTCCAAAACTTTTAATTTCTGAGGCAGAAAGAATTTTTAAATCAGCTAATTGTGAAGAAATACTTTTACCTTATGAATATAAGGGTACTCCAAAAGAAATCATGCGTGGACTTATATTAGAAGAGGAAGGTAATAAATCTAAAATAGCTTTAGTAGAAAGTAAAATGAAAGAATTCTTAATAAGGTCTTCTAAAAGAATAAGAACATTAGAAAATAGCTATGAGTTAGAGAAAAAGTCTCTAGAAATAAAGAAGACCGCTGCTCGTACTAATGAGTTCTTTTATTTGTCAGGATGGGTTCCTTATACACTTATGGGTGATCTTGAAGAGTTATTAAATTCATTTGAAGAAGGAATAATCTTTATTAAAAAGACACCAAAAGAAATAAATAATAAAGATATAATACCACCTACTAAACTAAAAAACAATTCTATAATTAAACCCTTTGAAAGTATGGTTCAAATGTATGGAATACCAACATATACAGAAATTGATCCAACTATGTTTCTTGCTATAACATACACTATAATGTTTGGTGCCATGTTTGGTGATGTAGGTCAAGGTGCAGTGCTTTTACTTGGAGGACTTTTCTTAAAATATAAGAAAAAAAGAGTGAATCTTGGAGGTATTTTATCCAGAATAGGCTTAAGTTCTATGGTATTTGGATTCTTATATGGTAGTATATTTGGATCTGAAGAGATAATTGACGCATTATTAATTAGACCAATGGAGGATATAAACGACATTTTAATATGGGCAATTGTATTTGGTTGTTCCTTTTTAATACTTGGATTTATATTAGGGATTATTAATAGCTTTAAGAAAAAGGATATAGAACACGGTATATTTGGTAAGGAGGGTCTAGCTGGTTTCTTATTTTATATAGCTGCTTTAACATTAGTTGTAAGTAAGGTATTTAAAAAAGAAATATTGCCTACTGGAGTATGGATAGTATTTCTTGTTTTATGTCTAATTTCTATTTTGTTAAAACAACCTTTAGCTCATTTAATAGAGGGAAAGAGACCTCTATTTGTTGATGGTGCTAAGGATTATTTCATAGAGGCAAGCTTCGAAGTTATAGAAACTTTACTTTCTATGTTTTCTAATACTATTTCATTTATAAGGGTAGGAGCATTTGCACTAAACCACGTAGGTCTTTTTGTAGCTTTTTCAGCTATGGCGAAGATGACTAAAAGTGGTGTAGCCTCAGTATTTATATTGATTTTAGGTAATATAATTATAATTGGGTTAGAGGGACTTATAGTATTTATTCAAGGATTAAGACTTCAATATTACGAACTATTTAGTAAGTACTATGAAGGTGCCGGAATTCCCTTCGAACCAGTAAAAGTAGATTTTAATTTAATCAAAAGATAA
- a CDS encoding V-type ATPase subunit, translating into MGNDVKFTAVNAKVKALKGKMLKEEDFLKLLQSKDLKTALMYLKENTRYGELLQNYDFNNIHRGYLEIILNKYYTKVFNKFINYFNGEYRKLVKNLFLKWEIEDLKVIIRGKYIGRDKDVIESKLVAENSLNTIDYGYLLSSKSTDEVIERLKGSIYYHGIKNLANDVSKKGLFRIETELDFVYFSILRKELKHLDKQNKEILKVIIGLEADLSNLSWIYRGKKFYDITQEELFNYTIYDGYKLSPEDIKSLCYTKTIKDFHDVIEQTHYAWIYEVDNSNTIELREKEFQKKYFNKFIRENRSDFSVVISYLILYRIEIREIISILEQKRYEMDDNDSKKYINIKH; encoded by the coding sequence ATGGGAAATGATGTTAAGTTTACTGCGGTAAATGCTAAGGTGAAAGCATTAAAAGGAAAGATGCTTAAAGAAGAAGACTTTTTAAAATTACTTCAAAGCAAGGATTTGAAAACTGCTTTAATGTACTTAAAAGAAAACACTAGATATGGGGAGTTGCTTCAAAATTACGATTTTAATAACATTCATAGAGGGTATTTAGAAATTATTTTAAATAAATATTACACAAAAGTATTTAATAAATTCATTAATTATTTCAATGGTGAATATAGAAAGCTCGTTAAAAACTTATTCTTAAAGTGGGAAATTGAAGACTTAAAAGTGATAATAAGAGGTAAATATATAGGTAGAGACAAAGATGTAATTGAAAGTAAGCTTGTTGCTGAAAATAGTTTAAATACTATAGATTATGGATATCTCTTATCTTCAAAATCAACGGATGAAGTAATAGAAAGATTAAAGGGAAGTATATATTACCATGGGATAAAGAACTTAGCTAATGATGTGTCAAAAAAGGGGCTATTTAGAATTGAAACAGAACTTGATTTTGTGTATTTTTCTATTTTAAGAAAAGAGCTAAAACACTTAGATAAGCAAAACAAAGAAATACTTAAAGTTATAATTGGGTTAGAGGCTGATTTATCTAATTTAAGCTGGATATATAGGGGCAAAAAGTTTTATGATATAACCCAAGAGGAATTATTTAACTACACAATTTACGATGGTTATAAGCTATCACCAGAGGATATTAAAAGCTTATGTTACACTAAAACTATTAAAGATTTTCATGATGTAATAGAACAAACACATTATGCATGGATTTATGAAGTTGATAATTCAAATACTATCGAACTTAGAGAAAAAGAATTTCAAAAGAAATATTTCAATAAATTTATAAGAGAAAACAGGTCGGATTTTAGTGTGGTTATAAGTTATTTAATTTTATATAGGATAGAAATAAGAGAAATAATCTCTATATTAGAGCAAAAGAGGTATGAAATGGATGATAATGATTCAAAAAAGTATATAAACATTAAACATTGA
- a CDS encoding 3'-5' exonuclease has protein sequence MRPYEIVGKTVDDFNIKTLYTGDEGRSKIERLRDFYVLLKELDDKSKSSKDSLQDIIKITSLSNGELEALIINRTKKPRISIITVHQAKGLEYDTVFVSGVQENTFSSYTAIKTQNLEAEKRIFYVAITRAKKSLYITCNTEGGYYRQGEESRFISLIPKQYINVV, from the coding sequence ATAAGACCCTACGAAATTGTTGGTAAGACAGTAGACGATTTCAATATTAAGACACTGTACACTGGTGATGAAGGTAGAAGTAAAATTGAAAGATTAAGGGACTTTTATGTGTTGTTAAAAGAGCTTGATGATAAGAGCAAATCTAGTAAAGATTCGCTTCAAGATATAATTAAAATTACATCGCTTTCTAATGGTGAACTAGAAGCTCTAATTATTAATAGAACTAAGAAACCTAGGATATCAATAATAACAGTTCATCAAGCAAAGGGTTTAGAGTATGATACTGTATTTGTTTCAGGTGTACAAGAAAATACCTTTTCATCATATACGGCGATAAAAACACAAAATCTAGAGGCAGAGAAAAGAATATTTTATGTAGCTATTACAAGAGCTAAGAAGAGTCTTTACATTACTTGTAATACGGAAGGGGGATATTATAGACAGGGTGAAGAAAGTAGATTTATAAGCTTAATACCAAAACAATATATAAATGTTGTATAA
- a CDS encoding UvrD-helicase domain-containing protein — MAICHIILLASAGTGKTDTLSKRIVNIINKGRAKPSEILCITFTNKACKEMMDR; from the coding sequence ATTGCAATTTGTCATATTATATTACTTGCATCGGCGGGTACAGGTAAAACTGATACCTTATCTAAGCGGATTGTAAATATAATTAATAAGGGGAGGGCTAAACCTTCGGAAATTTTATGTATTACTTTTACAAATAAAGCCTGCAAAGAAATGATGGATAGATGA
- a CDS encoding IS30 family transposase, whose product MDYPNSNIKSRKNKHLNFEERMTIQLRLKDGFSAYRIAKELNRPINTVLNEIRRGTTTQIKQGKCIEIYLADTGEAVYKKHRLNSCRTFKRLECSDFINYVVTKIQHDSWSPDACVGNALKTGKFERFQMVCTKTLYNYIDLGLLLVKNADLPIKLRWNTKSTMIKKHKKKLGKSIEERPCHINNREEFGHWEIDTVIGEKSGNDCVLLTILERNTRNAIVRRIVSKTADAVMNELSSIRNLYGDKFSQVFKTITGDNGSEFSDLSTIEVDSDTKVYFTHPYSSFEKGTNERHNGLIRRFIPKGKRMSDYSADDIAFIEDWMNTLPRRILKYKTPEELFEAQLDIIYAA is encoded by the coding sequence ATGGACTACCCAAATAGTAACATAAAATCACGTAAAAATAAACACTTGAATTTTGAAGAGCGCATGACTATTCAACTTCGTCTTAAAGATGGGTTTTCAGCATATAGGATAGCTAAAGAGCTTAATCGTCCTATAAATACTGTTCTAAATGAAATACGACGTGGTACTACTACTCAAATTAAACAAGGAAAATGTATTGAGATTTACCTTGCAGATACAGGCGAAGCCGTTTATAAAAAACATCGTCTTAATTCATGTCGTACATTTAAGCGTTTAGAATGCTCTGACTTCATTAACTATGTTGTAACTAAGATACAGCATGATTCATGGTCACCTGATGCTTGTGTAGGTAATGCGCTTAAAACTGGTAAGTTTGAGCGTTTTCAAATGGTATGCACCAAGACCTTGTATAACTATATTGATCTTGGGTTGCTACTTGTTAAAAATGCAGACTTACCAATAAAGCTACGCTGGAATACTAAGTCAACAATGATCAAAAAGCATAAGAAAAAGCTTGGTAAAAGTATTGAAGAACGTCCATGTCACATAAATAATCGTGAAGAATTTGGTCACTGGGAGATTGATACAGTGATTGGTGAAAAATCAGGTAATGACTGTGTACTTTTAACCATTCTTGAACGTAATACCAGGAATGCCATTGTGCGTAGAATTGTATCTAAGACTGCTGACGCAGTTATGAATGAACTTAGCAGCATCCGTAACTTATATGGCGATAAGTTTAGCCAAGTATTCAAAACAATAACAGGCGATAACGGTTCTGAATTTTCCGATTTATCCACAATTGAAGTTGACTCTGATACAAAAGTGTATTTCACTCATCCATATTCCTCATTTGAAAAAGGAACTAATGAACGTCATAATGGCCTGATACGTCGCTTTATCCCTAAGGGGAAACGTATGTCAGACTATAGTGCTGATGACATTGCATTCATAGAAGATTGGATGAACACCCTTCCTAGAAGGATACTGAAATACAAAACTCCAGAGGAACTATTTGAAGCACAGTTAGATATAATATATGCAGCCTAA